The Nitrospira sp. sequence GAGTATGATGATGGGACGGTCGGGGAAATCTTTTTGGACATGCACAAGGAGGGGGCGGCGTTCAGAAGCCTCATGAATTGCTTCGCGATCGCCATTTCTCTTGGGCTCCAGCACGGCGTGCCGCTGGAAGAATTTGTTGAAGCCTTCGTCTTCACCAGGTTTGAGCCGAACGGTCCCGTGAAATTGAACGATCGAATCAAGATGTCGACGTCCATCATCGATTACATCTTCAGAGAATTGGCCGTCACGTATCTCGAACGGTATGACTTGGCGCAAGTGAAAGAAGAAGATCTGCGCATGGATTCGATGAAGAAAGACGACATGGACCCCGAATGCTCCGAAGAAGTGGCGGACCTCGATGCGCTGGCCAAATCGTCCGTCCTGACGGAACATCTTCCGATCCGTCGGAACGGTGGAAAAGGAAACGGTCATGGAAATGGACATGGGCATAGTGTTGCTCGGCAGGTCGAGATCACCAGGGAAACGCTGACGTTGACAGAGATTCAAAATGCCAAAGATGCCAGGATCAAGGGCTACGAAGGCGATCCCTGTCCCGAATGCAAGCAGTTCACCATGGTCCGGAACGGCACCTGCCTCAAATGTGTCACGTGCGGTGCGACGAGCGGATGCTCATAAAGAGGGGTTGAAGATGCAGAGCAAGCGGCCGTCATCATGTGTCTGGTGTAGAAAGCGGCGGTTCCTGCAAAGCCTGTCGAGCGCCGAAGTCTTTTTATTGTGGCGGTTGAGGCCGAGAACGCGTTGCCCGAGACCGGCGTCTCTTCTGGCCGTTCGTCCTCATCGCGGGGCATGGTCTCCGTTGCGAGTGGCTCGTTCAGCGAGACGGAAACAGCCCTGACGGCGGAGAGCCACGAGGAGTATTGATATGCCGACAACGACGCAGCTTGTCATCAGCGAGCAGAGTAAGCCGGGTGCACTTTCGAGAGTAACGGCGGTCCTCGGGGAAGCCGGAGTCAATATCAAGGCGTTCTCCGCTCCTGAGGTCATGGGAACGGGTAAGTTGCGTTTGCTCGTTGCCGATCTTGATGGGGCTCGTGCGGCTCTGAAGGCGGCGAAGATCAAGTTCCGCGAGGAGACCGCTCTCGTACTCAGCCTCGAAAACAAGCCTGGCGCGTTGAGAAAGGTGGCCGATCTCCTAACGAAGAGCCGGATCAACATCAAGTGCGGCTATTGTACGCCTTCACGGGAAGGGAAACGGGCGATCGTGGTCCTGACCGTGTCCAAGACCGACAAAGCGCTGACTATTCTCCGCAATCAATCGCTCGACGAGTTTTGATCCATGCGGCTGGAGCCGCTTGCGAAAACTGCTTCTAGATTCATGGTCGTGGTTGGTCTCTTGGGGGTCCTCGTCTCCCAGGGGTGTACCACGCCTTCCCGTCGTGCCGATCAATTTCCCGGCTATCCTGTTGGATTTGTCGAGCGAGGGATGGCTTCATGGTATGGCCCCGGTTTTCATGGGAATAAGACGGCCAACGGGGATCGGTACGACATGCACAAGCTGACCGCTGCTCATCGGACGCTGCCGTTGGGATCCGTCGCAGTTGTTCGTTCATTGACCTCGGGTCGCCATATCACGGTGAGGATTAACGATCGGGGGCCTTTCGCGAGGGGGCGAATCTTGGACTTGTCCTTGGCGGGTGCTGAGGCTCTCGGGATGATCGGTAATGGAACCGATCAGATCGAGCTTCGAGTTGTGGGCTATAATGGCCGACCTGAAGGGATGGGGGTATTACGGCTTCAAATCGGGGCATTTGCTGATCTGCAGAACGCGCGGGCACTGTTCTTACAGGTCCAACGAGATTTTGCCGATGGGCGCATCATGCAGGTCGATCTTCCGGAAGGCCGCCGTTACCGAGTTCACATCGGCCGATTCCTGTCTGAGTCGGAGGCTCAGGCGGCTTCGACTCGTGTCGATCGTACATTTAGTCTGCAGTCGTTTGTGGTGCGGGATGATGGCTAGGTCGCGAAAGGACGGGTGTCATCACCAGTAAACCAACAGGTCGTCTATTTGGAACCGATTGATTTTCCAGCAACATTTTTTGAATTGCTTGCCTGTACTTGGTCCCTGTGATAGATGTATCTACTGTGAATCCTATTCTAAGCGGTTCGGTTATCCTGATTGTATGCTCCTCTGAAGGGTCGACCAAGGGGTATCCTCTGGGAGACGCCCGGCTTCTCATCAAGCCAGCCATAGTAGTTCAACGTCCCTAATATACTGCTGTGATGGACATCCTCATCCTTTTGGGATTGATAGGGTTATCCGCCATTATTTCCACCGCCGAGATCGGTTTCTTCTCGGTCAATGAAACTCGCCTGAAAGCATTGGCTCAGAACGGGAGCAAACGGGCAGAAAAAGCCGTTCAACTGCGGAGCGACCCACAAAAGCTCTTCTCGACCATTCTGGTGGGCGATCGCCTGGTCAGCACAGCCATCCCGATGTTCGCCACTTTTATCACGTTGAATACCTATGGGGGGAAGAGCGTCTTTGAAGAAGCCATTGCGGTGATGGTCGGCATCTTGACCTTCGTGCTCTTAGTATCCGTGGACGTGGTCCCCAAGACTCTGGCTGCCAAATTTTCAGTGCCTGTCACCCTCAACTTGGCCTACCCAGTCTACTGGGTGCAGGTGATGTTGAAGCCGATTCTTTTCTTGATGGTGCCGCTGATCTACAAATTGACGGGAGGGAAGGGGCTGACTCATCCATTGGTGACAGAGGAAGAGTTGAAAATCATGCTGGACCAGGGCGGCAAGGCCGGAGAGCTGGAATCCGAAGAAGTCAAGATGATCAAGAACGTGTTCCAGTTGAAGGATATTACGGCAGAAGACGCGATGACGCCCCGCATTTATGTCTTTGCGCTCGACGGAAACCTTCGGCTCAAGGAAGCAGAGGAGCTGCTGTACAATTCGAAGTACTCCAGAATTCCGCTCTACGATGGAACGCTCGATAACATCACGGGCATTCTCTACAAAACCAAGGCGCTCACCGAGCTGGCCAAAGGGCGGGCGGAAGTGCGTCTGCGGGATATCGCTCATCCTCCGCTCTTTGTCCCAGGAGGCAAAACAGCGGATGATTTGATGAAGCAGTTTCAGCAGGACAAGCGCCACATGGGGGTCGTGGTGAATGAATTCGGGGGCGTCATGGGGCTTGTGACCCTTGAGGATCTGCTGGAAGAGGTCGTCGGCGAAATTGTCGATGAAACGGATATCACGGAAGAACTCATCAAGCGGATCGGGAAAAGCCAAATCCTGGTCCATGGAAGGACAGAAGTGCGGAAGGTGAACGACTTCCTGAAGGTCGACCTTGGAGGAGATGAAGCCCTGACTATCGGAGGCCTGATCCAAGAGAATCTCGGCCGAATCCCTGCAGCCGGAGAAGAACTCCGCATCGAGAATTGTCGCTTGGTCGTCCACGAGGCCGACCCGCGCTCAATACGGAGCGTGCATATTTTCAAGGAAGAGAAGGTGGCTGTTCCGGTCGAGGCTCCCGTATGACCCTATGTGTTGCCCGATCCACGGATTAAGTCTCCGAATCCCTCCTCATTGAGGATCTTCACCCCAAGTTTCCGAGCCTGATCATGTTTCGATCCCGGGTCTATGCCTGACACCACATAGGTCGTCTTTCTGCTGACGCTGGAGGAGACGGTACCGCCACGCTCTTCGACCAGAGCCCCGGCCTCTTCCCTCGTCCACCTCGACAATCCGCCGGTGAACACGAAACTCTGTCCCGAGAAAGGCAACGCCGCGGCGCTGCGGGATATGGGGGTGTCCAGGATCGAAAGCCCCAGCATCCGCAGTTGATCGATCACCCGTTGGTTCGCACTTTCTTGAAAATAGGCAACCAAACTCGCCGAGATCTCCGGTCCGATCTCATGGACTGCCTGAAGCCGATCTTGATCGGCCGACATGATGGCCTCAAGGGACCCAAACTCGCGCGCAAGCACCTTTGCGATGTGCTGCCCGACCTGGCGGATGCCCAAGCCCATCAAGAACCGGTCGAGAGACACGATTTTGCTTCGTGCGATAGCATCAAGGAGCAAGGTAGAAGACCGCTCGGCAAACCCTTCGAGCTTCAAGAGTTGCTCCTGATCGAGTCGATAGATGTCTGACAGATCCTTGACGAGTCCTTGATCGACTAATTGAGCGACGGTCTTCTTGCCGAGACCTTCGATGTTCAGGGCGGATTTCGAGGCAAAGTGTTCGACGGCTCCTTTCAACTGGGCCGGGCAGACGGCTTGCCCGGTGCAGTAGAAATACGCGCCCTCCCGAGCGACCGCTGACCCGCACACGGGGCAGTGGTCCGGCATGGCAAACGGTGCCGCTCTCGATTCTTCCGGGACCGGCACGCGTTCAGTGATGGCCGGGATGACGTCGCCGGCGCGCTCCACTTTGACTGTGTCCCCGTCGCGCACGTCTTTTCGAGCCACCTCGTCTGCATTGTGAAGGGTGGCTCGGCTGATCGTGACACCGCCCACTTCGACCGGATTCAGCAGCGCAAGCGGCGTCAAGGTGCCGGTCCTTCCGACTGAGACGATGATCTTATGAACCTTCGTGACTTCCTTTCGAGGGGCGAATTTATAGGCGATTGCCCAACGGGGGCTTCTGGACTTCATGCCGAGCTGCTCTTGCCAGCTGCGCCGGTTGACCTTGACGACGACGCCGTCGATTTCATAGAGCAGATCGTCACGCTGCCCTTCGATCTCATGGTGAAACGCCATGACGTCATCGATCGTCTCGCAGCGCCGGCGAAGAGTGGGAATCGGAAGCCCCCAAGAAACCAATGCGTCCAATTCGTCCCAATGCGACGAGGGTGGTGTTCCGTCGACGGCCATCATCTCGTAGCAGGTCACCACGAGGGGGCGTTCGGCTGTGATGCTCGAGTCCAGCTGCCGAAGAGAACCGGCGGCGGCGTTGCGCGGGTTCGCGAAGGCGTCGTCCCCCCGTTCCGTTATTCGCCGGTTAAGCGCATGGAAGTCTGCAAGGCGCATGTAGACTTCACCCCGCACGGCCAGGTGCTCAGGGTGTGTGTCACTCTGTAATTGCAGCGGCAATGATCGAATGGTACGAAGATTGATGGTGATATCCTCGCCGACACTGCCATCGCCTCGAGTCGAGCCCCGAACAAACCTTCCCTGTTCGTAGACCAATTCCACAGAGAGGCCATCGAATTTCGGTTCGACCGTATACTCGATCCGGTCTGTTTCCAGCTCGCGTTTCATCCGTTGGTCGAAGGCCAGCACTTCTCTCGGATCGACCAAGGAATCAAGGCTCAACATGGGGTGCACATGCCGGACCTTGCCGAGCGTATCCAACGGAGGGGCACCGACACGCTGGGTAGGAGAATCGGACGAGATCAGTTCGGGGTATGCCTGTTCCAGCTGGACCAATTCCCGGAACAACCGGTCATACGCTCCATCTGAAATCTCGGGATGATCCTTGACGTAATAGAGGTAGTCGTGGTGCCTGATTTGGCTTTTGAGTAGAGTATGTCGCTCTTGTTCGGCGCGGGGGGCTTTCGAAGAGGACAATGAGTCGTTATCCAGTGAATCCTGTCGCATCGCCCTTAACGATGTGAAGCCTCGGTGATCACACCTGGCATGCGATGACAGATGACGTTTGGCATGTGGGTGGAGAGAGGCTTGAACTGTGCTGACCGTAGCACAGCGCCACGGAAACGGTCAAACCAGGAAGGCTTGGTCTGCTTTGACTTTCCTCTCAGTGGCCACTATTCTAAGCGTCTCTTCGGCTGGTCGGACGTCCGCGGAGCACTTGGGCAAAGGAGGATGTATGCAGAAGGAAGAGGAGCAAGGGTGTGACCATACAAGGAAGATCGTCCTATCGGGGATACTGCTCTGTAGTGGGTTGCTGCTAAGTGGATGTGTCGTCCTGGAAGAAAAATACAACGCCGAAAAGGCGCGAAGTTTGAATTTTCAGCGTCTCCTGGCGCAGGAAGAAAAGCGGACGGCTGAACTGGACAGTGAAGTCAAGCGCACTAAGCTCGAACTGGCTGAATTCGAGGCGAGGAACCGTGAGCTGTCCGCGCAAGTGCAGGTGGCGCGTGAGCAGATGGGGCGCCTCCAGGAAGAGGCGGAAGCCATTAGAGAAGCGACGTTACTCGAACGAAAAGCCTTGGAGGACATGCGGCGGAAAGGCCATTCTCCTGCCGTCAAACAGAAGAAAGCCGAATCGGCAAAGGATTCTTCCGGTGAGGCGGGTGAAAACGACGCCGTGCTCAAAGGAATACCGACCGCGGCCGAGACGCATGCGGCATCGAAAGCAGACGGGACGGTGCATGTGGTGAAGCCCGGAGAAACCCTCTTCGGTATCAGTCGGCGCTATGGAATTGAGGTCGATAAGCTGAGGAAGATGAATAAGCTCCCGGATGACATCATCGAAGTAGGCCAGAAACTCCTGGTGGGAACAGAGTAGCCGGAACACTATGCAGTCTGCGACCTATTCGCTCACCCTGGATGAATTTCGCTCGTATGCAAAACAGGGCAACCTCATTCCGTTATTCCGTGAAATCCTGGCGGACCACGATACGCCGGTCTCGGCCTTTGCCAAGATAGATCATGGCCCCTCCGCCTATCTGCTGGAAAGCATTCAGGGCGGGGAAAAGTGGGCGAGGTATTCCTTTCTCGGGAGTGGGGCTCCACTCGTCATCTACGAAGATCGCGGTGATCTGTGCGTAAAGCAGGGTTCGCATCGCCGCCGCATCCCCAGCCGGGGCGCGCCGCTGGATCGTCTTCGAGAGATCATGGAAGCCTATCGCCCGGTGACGGTTCCTGATCTCCCTCGCTTCGTCGGCGGAGCCGTCGGCTACCTCGGCTACGATTTGGTCAAGACGTTCGAAGACCTTCCCTCACGAAAAAAGGATCACGTCGATCTTCCGGACTTTGCCTTTCTGTTGACCGACACCTTGCTCATCTTCGACAACGTGTCGCAAAAAATCAAAGTGGTGGCCAATGCACACGTGAAGTCCACGTCGGAGAGAGGTATTCGTTCGGCCTATCGTGAAGCGACTCGCCGGATCGAAGCGATGATCGCCAGAATCCGCCGGCCGCTGAGGCGTCTCACGCCGAAGCGCCGGCGAACACCCATTCGCTTCACGGCAAACATGAGCCGGGCGGACTTTGAGAAAATGGTGTCTCGCGCTCAAGAATACATCAAAGCCGGGGACATTTTTCAGTGTGTGTTGTCGCAACGTTGGGAAACGAATCTCCAGGCTCCTCCGTTTCAACTCTATCGAGCCCTGCGCGTGGTGAATCCCTCGCCCTACATGTACTACCTGCGGATCGCCGGGGTGGAACTGGTCGGGTCGTCCCCGGAGATTCTTGTGCGATGCGAGGACGGTCTTGTTTCGGTGCGCCCGATCGCGGGGACCAGGCGGCGTGGAACGACGGTAGAGGAGGACGTGGAACTGGAGCGCCGTCTTCTCGCGGATTCCAAGGAGCGGGCCGAGCACATCATGTTGGTGGATCTCGGACGTAATGATGTCGGCCGTGTCGCTGAACGGGGGTCGGTCCAAGTTGAGTCATTGATGAACGTCGAACGGTACTCGCACGTGATGCACATCGTCTCGAACGTCACGGGGAAATTGGGAACAACCAAGACCGTCTATGATGTGCTGAAGGCGTGCTTTCCAGCCGGCACCGTATCGGGGGCTCCAAAGATCAGAGCCATGGAAATCATCGAGGAACTGGAGCCTACCAAGCGCGGGCCTTACGCCGGTGCGGTGGGGTATATCAGCTTTTCAGGCAATATGGACATGTGTATCAATATCCGCACCGTCGTGGTCTCTCGACATCGGGCCTTTATCCAGGCCGGAGCCGGTATCGTCGCCGATTCCAATCCCGAACACGAGTATGAAGAAACCTGCAACAAGTCCCGTGCGATGATGAAAGCGATCGAACTGGCGGAACAGGGGCTGGAATGAGTGGTGCCTCGTGAAGGGTGAAGGGTGAAGCGCGAACAACAAGTCATTCGAAATACGCTTCACGAGCGACGTGCTACGGGGAACATCAATGTTGTTGGTCATCGATAACTACGATTCCTTTACCTACAATCTCGTCCAGTACCTCGGAGAATTGGGCGAAGACATACAGGTGTTTCGTAACGACAAGCTTACGCTGGACCAGATTGAGGAGTTGGGCCCCAGCCGCCTCGTCATCTCTCCCGGGCCGTGCACGCCAAAGGAAGCCGGTATTTCAGTCGAGGCTATCCGCCGGTTCGGAGGGAGGATGCCTATTCTCGGTGTGTGTTTGGGGCACCAGTCGATGGCTGTCGCGTATGGAGGTGAGGTCATCCGCGCTCCCCGCTTGATGCATGGGAAGACATCCCAAATTAAGCATGACGGCAAGACGATCTTTCAATCGTTGCCCAATCCGTTCCAAGCGACGCGGTATCATTCTTTGATCGTGAATCGGCTCAATCTTCCGGACTGTTGCGAGATTTCCGCTGAAACCGCCGAGGGCGAGATCATGGGCCTCCGTCATAAGACACTGTGTGTCGAAGGGGTCCAATTTCATCCGGAATCGATTTTGACGACGGTCGGGAAAGATCTTCTCCGCAACTTTTTAAAGCTCTAGCAGGATGCTGAAAAAGTCCGTCAGCGGCGTTCTCGCATCGCTCCGAGGCTCAACGTACGGCCCTTGGGTAAACGCCTGTTCCGACAGGCGATGGGCGGGCCGGGTGAAAATTGGTTACGCCTTCGCCTCATCGCTCGCTGTGGCCTGGCATGTGGAGAGGTGCGTCTTGGCGCACCGGGGTCGGGCGGGTGAGACCAGCGGTCTTTTTGAGCACCCTGCCTACTAAGATCCCATGATCAAAGACGCCATCGCCAAACTGGCCGACCGAACAGACCTTTCTGCATCGGAGGCTGAAACGGTCATGTTGGAAATCATGGACGGGGCCGCGACCTCGGCTCAGGTGGCCGCCTACCTCATGGGACTCAGGCAGAAAGGCGAAACAGTCACCGAAGTCGTCGGTTCGGTCAATGCCATGCGATCACGGGCGACCCGAATCAGGGTTGGAGCATCGATCATCGTCGACACCTGCGGCACCGGCGGGGATGGGGCCGACACGTTTAATATCTCTACGACAGCGGGATTCGTGGTCGCCGGGGCCGGCATTACCGTGGCCAAACACGGCAATCGTTCCGTGTCGTCCAGATCAGGCAGCGCTGATGTGCTGAGCGTCCTTGGCGTCAAGATCGATCTGGAGCCGAACCGGGTCGCCGAGTGTATCGATGAAGTCGGTATCGGATTTTTGTTCGCGCCCCTCTACCACGGCGCGATGAAGCAATGCGCCGGGGTGCGGCAGGAGATGGGAATCCGGACCATTTTGAACGTGCTCGGTCCGTTGGCGAATCCAGCCGGGGCCACGCATCAAGTGCTTGGAGTCTATGATGCAAGGTGGACGGACATTTTGGGGCGTGTTCTGCTGGAGCTGGGATCGCAACATTGTTTCGTGATTCACGGCATGGATGGTCTGGATGAAATCACTCTGTCGGATCGGACGAAAGTCTCCGAGGGGAAGGCCGGCGTGGTGTCGAGTTATTTTGTTTCGCCTGAGGAGTTCGAGGTGAAGCGGATGGCGAGAAAAGAGTTCGCCGGCGGCACGCCGGAAGACAACGCGCGCATCGCGAAGGAGATCTTGCAGGGCAAGAAAGGTCCGAAACGGGACATCGTATGCATGAACGCCGCTCCTGCAATGGTAGCAGGCCGGAGAGCAAAAACCCTGAAGGAAGGCTTCCGCCTCGCCCAAGAAACGATCGACTCGGGGGCCGCTGCAGAGAAGCTGGACCGGCTCATTGCATTTACGACAAGAGCGTGACCGACTCATGATCCTTGATCGCATCCTCGAGCATAAAAAAGCGGAGCTCAGGCACAAGCAAAGCCGCTCCTATCTGGCCGACCTCAAAGCGGCGATCCGAGACGCTCCGCCGACACTCGGCTTTGCCGTCACGCTGGACGCGACAAAACCTCGCACCAGCCCGGCTCTGATCGCAGAGGTTAAGAAGGCGTCTCCGAGTTTAGGACTGTTACGGCCGGAATTTTCTGAACAGTTCGACTACCTGGCGCTTGCCCGCACGTATCATGAACAGGGCGCATCCGCGGTGTCGGTCCTGACGGACAAGGAGTTTTTCCAGGGCGACCTGCGGTATTTGAAAGAGATTAAGGAAGCGTTGCCGATCCCGGCGCTCAATAAGGAATTCATGGTCGGCGAGGTGCAATTCTATGAAGCGCGGGCACACGGTGCCGATGCCGTCTTGCTGATCGTGGCCGCGCTGGAACGCCGCCAACTCATGGATTTCCACGCGTTGGCCACCGAACTTAAGATGGACAGCCTGTTCGAAACCCATCACGAGAGGGAGTTGGATACGGTCTTGGAGTGGATTCCCACCGCGAGGATGATCGGGATCAACAATAGGGATCTCAACACCTTCACGACCGATCTCAACGTCACCTTCCGCCTGGCGAAGCGAATTCCGTCCGACAAGCTGATCATCAGTGAAAGCGGGATTCATGGCCGCGAGGACGTGACAAGGTTGATGGAAGCCGGCGTTCATGCCATGTTGATCGGCGAATCGCTCATTCGCGCCGAGCACACGGCCGACAAAGTTCGAGAGTTGCTCGGCGTCGTCTCTGGCAGTCCGCAGTCTGCGTAGAGCGTTCACCATGAAGATAAAAATTTGCGGGATCACCAATCTGGAGGATGCGAAGGGCGCGGTTGCCGCAGGTGCGGACGCGCTGGGATTTGTGATGTACCGTAACAGCCCACGTTGGGTGGCCCCGTCTCTCGTGAAAGCCATTGTCGCGGAACTCCCGCCTCTTGTGCTGCCGGTCGGGGTGTTCGTCAACGAAGAGGCCGGGACGGTTCGGGCGCTTATGGATGAATGTGGTTTTGCCCTTGCCCAACTGCATGGAGATGAATCGCCTCTGTACTGCCAACAACTCGTCCGTCCGGCTCTCAAGGCTCTCCGTCTGAAGGGTCGAGATACAATGCTCACCCTCGCCGGGTTTCAAGGGCAGCCGAATGTACGAGGATTCCTCATCGATGCGTATTCAGACCAGGCTTATGGAGGAACGGGGCAGACAGTCGATTGGACATTGGCCCAGGAAGCAGCTCGATCTGCTCCGATCATTCTGGCCGGTGGGTTGACTCCGGAAAACGTGGCAGACGCGATCAAGATGGTACGTCCTTATGGAGTCGATGTGAGCAGTGGGGTGGAAAAGACCCCTGGCAAGAAGGATCACCATAAGATTAAGGCATTTATTGAAGCGGCCAGACTTGTGCCGGTCTGATAGCCGTGGCTATACTCCTAGCAGGCTGTTGAAAAAGTCCGCCAGCTTTGTTCTCGCATCGCTCAGAGGCTCAACATACG is a genomic window containing:
- a CDS encoding phosphoribosylanthranilate isomerase; amino-acid sequence: MKIKICGITNLEDAKGAVAAGADALGFVMYRNSPRWVAPSLVKAIVAELPPLVLPVGVFVNEEAGTVRALMDECGFALAQLHGDESPLYCQQLVRPALKALRLKGRDTMLTLAGFQGQPNVRGFLIDAYSDQAYGGTGQTVDWTLAQEAARSAPIILAGGLTPENVADAIKMVRPYGVDVSSGVEKTPGKKDHHKIKAFIEAARLVPV
- a CDS encoding septal ring lytic transglycosylase RlpA family protein is translated as MRLEPLAKTASRFMVVVGLLGVLVSQGCTTPSRRADQFPGYPVGFVERGMASWYGPGFHGNKTANGDRYDMHKLTAAHRTLPLGSVAVVRSLTSGRHITVRINDRGPFARGRILDLSLAGAEALGMIGNGTDQIELRVVGYNGRPEGMGVLRLQIGAFADLQNARALFLQVQRDFADGRIMQVDLPEGRRYRVHIGRFLSESEAQAASTRVDRTFSLQSFVVRDDG
- the trpC gene encoding indole-3-glycerol phosphate synthase TrpC; translation: MILDRILEHKKAELRHKQSRSYLADLKAAIRDAPPTLGFAVTLDATKPRTSPALIAEVKKASPSLGLLRPEFSEQFDYLALARTYHEQGASAVSVLTDKEFFQGDLRYLKEIKEALPIPALNKEFMVGEVQFYEARAHGADAVLLIVAALERRQLMDFHALATELKMDSLFETHHERELDTVLEWIPTARMIGINNRDLNTFTTDLNVTFRLAKRIPSDKLIISESGIHGREDVTRLMEAGVHAMLIGESLIRAEHTADKVRELLGVVSGSPQSA
- the trpE gene encoding anthranilate synthase component I; the protein is MQSATYSLTLDEFRSYAKQGNLIPLFREILADHDTPVSAFAKIDHGPSAYLLESIQGGEKWARYSFLGSGAPLVIYEDRGDLCVKQGSHRRRIPSRGAPLDRLREIMEAYRPVTVPDLPRFVGGAVGYLGYDLVKTFEDLPSRKKDHVDLPDFAFLLTDTLLIFDNVSQKIKVVANAHVKSTSERGIRSAYREATRRIEAMIARIRRPLRRLTPKRRRTPIRFTANMSRADFEKMVSRAQEYIKAGDIFQCVLSQRWETNLQAPPFQLYRALRVVNPSPYMYYLRIAGVELVGSSPEILVRCEDGLVSVRPIAGTRRRGTTVEEDVELERRLLADSKERAEHIMLVDLGRNDVGRVAERGSVQVESLMNVERYSHVMHIVSNVTGKLGTTKTVYDVLKACFPAGTVSGAPKIRAMEIIEELEPTKRGPYAGAVGYISFSGNMDMCINIRTVVVSRHRAFIQAGAGIVADSNPEHEYEETCNKSRAMMKAIELAEQGLE
- a CDS encoding aminodeoxychorismate/anthranilate synthase component II: MLLVIDNYDSFTYNLVQYLGELGEDIQVFRNDKLTLDQIEELGPSRLVISPGPCTPKEAGISVEAIRRFGGRMPILGVCLGHQSMAVAYGGEVIRAPRLMHGKTSQIKHDGKTIFQSLPNPFQATRYHSLIVNRLNLPDCCEISAETAEGEIMGLRHKTLCVEGVQFHPESILTTVGKDLLRNFLKL
- a CDS encoding HlyC/CorC family transporter; the encoded protein is MDILILLGLIGLSAIISTAEIGFFSVNETRLKALAQNGSKRAEKAVQLRSDPQKLFSTILVGDRLVSTAIPMFATFITLNTYGGKSVFEEAIAVMVGILTFVLLVSVDVVPKTLAAKFSVPVTLNLAYPVYWVQVMLKPILFLMVPLIYKLTGGKGLTHPLVTEEELKIMLDQGGKAGELESEEVKMIKNVFQLKDITAEDAMTPRIYVFALDGNLRLKEAEELLYNSKYSRIPLYDGTLDNITGILYKTKALTELAKGRAEVRLRDIAHPPLFVPGGKTADDLMKQFQQDKRHMGVVVNEFGGVMGLVTLEDLLEEVVGEIVDETDITEELIKRIGKSQILVHGRTEVRKVNDFLKVDLGGDEALTIGGLIQENLGRIPAAGEELRIENCRLVVHEADPRSIRSVHIFKEEKVAVPVEAPV
- a CDS encoding LysM peptidoglycan-binding domain-containing protein, whose translation is MQKEEEQGCDHTRKIVLSGILLCSGLLLSGCVVLEEKYNAEKARSLNFQRLLAQEEKRTAELDSEVKRTKLELAEFEARNRELSAQVQVAREQMGRLQEEAEAIREATLLERKALEDMRRKGHSPAVKQKKAESAKDSSGEAGENDAVLKGIPTAAETHAASKADGTVHVVKPGETLFGISRRYGIEVDKLRKMNKLPDDIIEVGQKLLVGTE
- the ligA gene encoding NAD-dependent DNA ligase LigA, translated to MRQDSLDNDSLSSSKAPRAEQERHTLLKSQIRHHDYLYYVKDHPEISDGAYDRLFRELVQLEQAYPELISSDSPTQRVGAPPLDTLGKVRHVHPMLSLDSLVDPREVLAFDQRMKRELETDRIEYTVEPKFDGLSVELVYEQGRFVRGSTRGDGSVGEDITINLRTIRSLPLQLQSDTHPEHLAVRGEVYMRLADFHALNRRITERGDDAFANPRNAAAGSLRQLDSSITAERPLVVTCYEMMAVDGTPPSSHWDELDALVSWGLPIPTLRRRCETIDDVMAFHHEIEGQRDDLLYEIDGVVVKVNRRSWQEQLGMKSRSPRWAIAYKFAPRKEVTKVHKIIVSVGRTGTLTPLALLNPVEVGGVTISRATLHNADEVARKDVRDGDTVKVERAGDVIPAITERVPVPEESRAAPFAMPDHCPVCGSAVAREGAYFYCTGQAVCPAQLKGAVEHFASKSALNIEGLGKKTVAQLVDQGLVKDLSDIYRLDQEQLLKLEGFAERSSTLLLDAIARSKIVSLDRFLMGLGIRQVGQHIAKVLAREFGSLEAIMSADQDRLQAVHEIGPEISASLVAYFQESANQRVIDQLRMLGLSILDTPISRSAAALPFSGQSFVFTGGLSRWTREEAGALVEERGGTVSSSVSRKTTYVVSGIDPGSKHDQARKLGVKILNEEGFGDLIRGSGNT
- the trpD gene encoding anthranilate phosphoribosyltransferase — protein: MIKDAIAKLADRTDLSASEAETVMLEIMDGAATSAQVAAYLMGLRQKGETVTEVVGSVNAMRSRATRIRVGASIIVDTCGTGGDGADTFNISTTAGFVVAGAGITVAKHGNRSVSSRSGSADVLSVLGVKIDLEPNRVAECIDEVGIGFLFAPLYHGAMKQCAGVRQEMGIRTILNVLGPLANPAGATHQVLGVYDARWTDILGRVLLELGSQHCFVIHGMDGLDEITLSDRTKVSEGKAGVVSSYFVSPEEFEVKRMARKEFAGGTPEDNARIAKEILQGKKGPKRDIVCMNAAPAMVAGRRAKTLKEGFRLAQETIDSGAAAEKLDRLIAFTTRA